One Edaphobacter flagellatus genomic region harbors:
- the serS gene encoding serine--tRNA ligase, which translates to MIDLAFVRANLPVVEEKLRARGMDPAAALGDFGAIDRERREAITQVETLKARRNKLTEEIARLRKSGADASAQTEETRTLKAEVEALESRATLADERLQGILQTIPNLPQDDVPLGTDEHGNREEKLWGTKPAFDFTPKPHWELGEALNILDFNRAAKVSGSRFVIHFGAGARLERALANFMLDLHTREHGYTEVLPPYMVNSKSLFGTGQLPKFAEDLFHCDDKGPYTPGELQDGDHWLIPTAEVPVTNLLRDETLDEGQLSVSWCAYTPCFRSEAGSYGKDVRGMIRQHQFQKVELVKFTTPAKSNEEHEALTRHAETVLEKLGLPYRRMLLCTGDMGFASSKTYDLEVWLPGQGLYREISSCSNFLDFQARRANIRYRPAGAKKSEYLHTLNGSGLAVGRTYLAILENYQQADGSVRVPEALVPYMNGQTVITKQEHA; encoded by the coding sequence ATGATCGATCTGGCATTTGTCCGGGCAAACCTGCCCGTTGTTGAGGAAAAACTGCGTGCCCGCGGCATGGACCCAGCCGCTGCTCTGGGCGATTTCGGCGCAATTGACCGTGAACGCCGCGAGGCTATTACACAGGTAGAGACGCTGAAGGCTCGCCGCAACAAGCTCACGGAAGAGATCGCACGGCTTCGCAAGTCGGGCGCGGACGCTTCGGCCCAGACGGAAGAGACTCGCACACTGAAGGCCGAGGTCGAAGCGCTGGAGTCTCGCGCGACGCTTGCCGACGAGCGGCTGCAGGGCATCCTGCAGACGATTCCGAATCTGCCGCAGGACGATGTTCCTTTGGGCACGGACGAGCATGGCAATCGCGAAGAGAAGCTCTGGGGCACGAAGCCTGCGTTTGATTTCACGCCGAAGCCGCACTGGGAGCTGGGCGAGGCGTTGAACATTCTGGACTTCAACCGAGCGGCCAAGGTTTCCGGCTCACGCTTCGTCATTCACTTCGGCGCGGGGGCCAGGCTGGAGCGGGCGCTGGCGAATTTCATGCTCGACCTGCATACGCGCGAGCATGGATATACCGAGGTGCTGCCGCCTTACATGGTCAATTCGAAGTCGCTGTTCGGCACGGGCCAACTGCCCAAGTTCGCCGAAGATCTTTTTCATTGCGACGATAAAGGGCCGTATACGCCGGGTGAGCTACAGGACGGCGATCACTGGCTGATTCCCACGGCCGAGGTGCCGGTCACGAATCTGCTTCGCGATGAGACGCTGGACGAGGGTCAGCTTTCGGTCTCCTGGTGCGCTTATACGCCGTGCTTCCGCTCCGAGGCGGGCAGCTATGGCAAGGACGTGCGTGGCATGATCCGCCAGCATCAGTTCCAGAAGGTTGAGCTGGTAAAGTTCACGACGCCGGCGAAGTCGAACGAGGAGCACGAAGCGCTGACGCGTCATGCGGAGACGGTGCTAGAGAAGCTGGGTCTTCCCTACCGGCGCATGCTTCTGTGCACGGGCGACATGGGGTTTGCGTCCTCGAAGACCTACGATCTTGAGGTCTGGCTGCCGGGCCAGGGGCTTTATCGCGAGATCAGCTCCTGCTCCAACTTCCTCGACTTCCAGGCGCGGCGCGCGAATATCCGTTATCGCCCGGCAGGGGCGAAGAAGTCGGAGTATCTGCATACGCTTAACGGCTCCGGCCTGGCTGTGGGCCGCACGTACCTGGCGATTCTGGAGAACTACCAGCAGGCCGATGGATCGGTGCGCGTTCCGGAGGCTCTGGTTCCGTACATGAATGGCCAGACGGTTATCACAAAACAGGAGCATGCCTGA
- a CDS encoding LolA family protein encodes MKKTFLTLLFAYLLSPLAASAQVKAGELDAVLRQMDAGSAKFKTAEADFQWDFYERVVKETTTQHGTIYFKKDGTKLEMGAKVLPPQAKFVAYKDGKLSLFDPGTHDLKLFAAGQNKAQYESLLTLGFGGSGSDLAKAWTITDLGNEQLSDGANTVTTTKLDLVSKDANGRNMFTHIVIWIDPARAISLKQQFFTPSGDYRTAIYTNIRYNQPVNAKPYQFKK; translated from the coding sequence ATGAAGAAGACCTTTCTTACCCTGTTGTTTGCTTATCTGCTCAGCCCCCTCGCAGCGTCCGCGCAGGTGAAGGCCGGCGAACTCGACGCGGTGCTGCGCCAGATGGATGCGGGCAGCGCGAAGTTCAAGACCGCCGAAGCTGACTTTCAATGGGACTTCTACGAGCGCGTCGTCAAAGAGACGACGACGCAGCATGGCACGATCTATTTCAAAAAAGACGGCACCAAGCTTGAGATGGGAGCCAAAGTTCTGCCTCCGCAGGCGAAGTTTGTCGCTTACAAGGATGGCAAGCTCAGCCTCTTCGATCCGGGGACGCACGACCTGAAGCTCTTTGCCGCAGGTCAGAACAAGGCCCAGTATGAGAGCTTGCTAACGCTGGGCTTCGGCGGCAGCGGCAGCGACCTGGCAAAGGCATGGACCATCACCGACCTGGGTAATGAGCAGCTCTCAGACGGAGCCAACACGGTCACCACGACGAAGCTCGATCTGGTGTCGAAGGATGCCAACGGGCGCAACATGTTTACGCACATCGTTATCTGGATCGATCCGGCGCGCGCCATCTCGCTCAAGCAGCAGTTTTTCACGCCTTCGGGAGACTACCGCACTGCGATCTACACCAACATCCGCTACAACCAGCCGGTCAACGCCAAACCGTATCAGTTCAAAAAGTAG